The nucleotide window CAGCGCGATGCCGGCGCCGTATCCCATGAACAGCACCTTCAACGATGCCCAGGCGCGCAACGGAATGGTACCGTCGCGCACCCGGTCGAACATCGTGACGACGGTGTCGTGAAAGGTCGGAAACAGCAGCGGGTTGTCGAGGAAGGTGCCATAGGCCTCCCATGCCGCCGCGAGAAAGAGGATGATGACGGCCTTGCGAACGAAGCCGTCGTTCCACAGCAGTTCCAGCACCGTGAGCTTGCGCTCGACCTCGGCCGGCACAACCGCGGTTGCGTCGGCGGCGTCGCGCAGCAGGATTCTTGCTTCGCCCATCGCGCGCTCCTCCTAGTGGGCTGTCGCAGTGTCGGCGAACAAGAGATCATGGATCTGCTTCTCCAGCCGTGCCGCGCTGCCGTCCTCGCCGGAAACCTTGTCGACGTCGACCACCTCGGCCTTGACCCGGCCGGGATGCGGCGACAGCAGCAGGATGCGGTTGCCGATCTTGATCGCTTCCGCAATCGAATGGGTAACGAACAGGACGGTGAACTTGGTCTCCGCCCAGAGCTGCAGCAATTCGTCCTGGCAGGTACGCCGCGTCAGCGCATCGAGCGCGGCGAACGGCTCGTCCATCAAAAGAATATCCGGCTCCATCGCCATGCCGCGCGCGATCGCGACGCGCTGCTTCATGCCGCCGGACAGCGTGTGCGGATAGGCATCGACGACGCGGGTGAGGCTGACCTTCTCGATATAGGCCCGCGCCCGCATCTCCGCTTCCTTGCGCGGCAATTTCCGCGTCATCAACAGCGGAAACATGACGTTTTCGAGCACCGTCTTCCACGGCAGGAGCTGGTCGAACTCCTGGAAGATCATCATGCGGTCGGCGCCAGGCTCGGATATCTCCCGCCCCGAGATCCGCATCTTGCCTTCGCTCGGCTTCATATAGCCGCCGACTGCTTTCAACAGCGTCGACTTGCCGCAACCGGAGGGGCCGAGCAGCACGAAGCGATCGGAACGATCGACCGTAAAACTGACCCGCTCGGTCGCGGTCACGACCGCGCTCGAAGTCTTGTAGCGCAGCGTTACGTCACTCACGTCGAGAAGCGCGGACATGTCGCTCAGTTGCCCTTGAGGTCGTGTGCGACCGGCAGGTAATAGTCGGTCCACGCCTTTGGCATGGTCTTCAGCGTACCGACCTTGTGCAAATGGGCAGCGAATTTCATGGTACCCTGCGGCTGCAGGTTCCATTCCATCATGCCGGGCTCCTTGAGCCACGCCAGCAGATCCTCGACGCTGGTTTTGTCGCCGGTTACTTCCTTGTAGATCTCAACCGCTGCCTTGGTGTCACGGCGGATCAAGTCCTGCGCTTCCTTGGTGGCGTCGCGCACCGCCTGCACGATCTTTGGATTGGCATCGGCGAATTTGGTTGTCGTGAAGAACTGCGCCTGGCTGAGCGGTCCGCCCATCACGTCGGGCGAGGACAGCACCACATGTGCGCCGGGGACGTTCTTCAGTTCGAGGAACGTGAACGGCGGGATCGAGAAGTGATTGCGCACCTCGTGCTGCGCGTTGGTCAGCGCCACATAGGCGTCGGGATGGCCGAGCTGCACGGTGTTGGCATCGAGCTTCGACCACTGGTCGGCACCGAAAGTTTCTGCGGCTGCGATCTGCAACACGATCGCCTGCGTCGAGACCTTGACCGTCGGCACCGCGATCTTGTCGTTCGGGCCGAAATCCTTGATCGACTTGATATTCGGATCGCGGCTGATCAGCGTCATCGGCTGCGCCGAGGTGGCGACGATGCCCTTGACGCCGCCGCGGGTGCGGTCCCACAGCAGCAAGAGATTACCGGTCCCGGTGTTGAGGATATCGACGCTGCCGGCCAAGAGCGCGTCGGTCTGTGCGCCGCCGCCA belongs to Bradyrhizobium icense and includes:
- a CDS encoding ABC transporter ATP-binding protein; translation: MSALLDVSDVTLRYKTSSAVVTATERVSFTVDRSDRFVLLGPSGCGKSTLLKAVGGYMKPSEGKMRISGREISEPGADRMMIFQEFDQLLPWKTVLENVMFPLLMTRKLPRKEAEMRARAYIEKVSLTRVVDAYPHTLSGGMKQRVAIARGMAMEPDILLMDEPFAALDALTRRTCQDELLQLWAETKFTVLFVTHSIAEAIKIGNRILLLSPHPGRVKAEVVDVDKVSGEDGSAARLEKQIHDLLFADTATAH
- a CDS encoding ABC transporter substrate-binding protein, whose translation is MWRACAGAIAALAMMLPGSPASAQQKAEISLSRQPGIFYMPSHIMEKHKLIEKHAASLGASGVTTKWINLSGGGAQTDALLAGSVDILNTGTGNLLLLWDRTRGGVKGIVATSAQPMTLISRDPNIKSIKDFGPNDKIAVPTVKVSTQAIVLQIAAAETFGADQWSKLDANTVQLGHPDAYVALTNAQHEVRNHFSIPPFTFLELKNVPGAHVVLSSPDVMGGPLSQAQFFTTTKFADANPKIVQAVRDATKEAQDLIRRDTKAAVEIYKEVTGDKTSVEDLLAWLKEPGMMEWNLQPQGTMKFAAHLHKVGTLKTMPKAWTDYYLPVAHDLKGN